The Lycium barbarum isolate Lr01 chromosome 12, ASM1917538v2, whole genome shotgun sequence genome includes a region encoding these proteins:
- the LOC132621703 gene encoding GDSL esterase/lipase At5g45670-like: MGAGEIRRWIVVYVVVLLGLNLGEYYGVKGDPQVPCYFIFGDSLVDNGNNNNIQSLARANYLPYGIDYPGGPTGRFSNGKTTVDVIAELLGLDDYIPPYASARGEDILRGVNYASAAAGIRDETGQQLGARISFGGQVNNYRNTVQQVVQILGDEDSASNYLSKCIYSIGLGSNDYLNNYFMPMYYSTSRQYNPEQYADVIIQQYTQQLKSLYDYGARKFVLIGVGQIGCSPNALAQNSADGKTCAENINAANQLFNSRLRGLVDEFNSNTPDAKFIYINAYDIFQDLIDNPSAFGFRVTNAGCCGVGRNNGQITCLPLQNPCPNRNEYLFWDAFHPGEAANTIVGRRSYKAERPSDAYPYDIQRLAQL, from the exons atgggtgctggggaaataaggAGATGGATAGTGGTGTATGTAGTGGTGCTTTTAGgattgaatttgggagaatattATGGGGTTAAAGGAGATCCCCAAGTGCCTTGTTATTTTATATTTGGTGATTCTTTGGTGGATAATGGGAATAACAACAATATTCAGTCTTTAGCAAGGGCTAATTACTTGCCTTATGGTATTGATTATCCAGGTGGTCCTACTGGGAGGTTCTCCAATGGCAAAACTACAGTTGATGTCATTG CTGAGCTTTTGGGGCTCGACGATTATATTCCTCCCTATGCATCTGCAAGGGGTGAAGACATACTCAGAGGTGTTAATTATGCATCTGCAGCTGCTGGAATTAGAGACGAAACTGGCCAGCAATTG GGAGCGAGGATTAGCTTTGGTGGGCAGGTAAATAATTACCGGAACACAGTGCAACAAGTGGTGCAAATACTTGGAGATGAAGATTCAGCTTCTAATTATTTGAGCAAGTGCATTTACTCAATTGGACTGGGCAGCAATGACTATCTCAATAATTATTTCATGCCTATGTATTACTCCACTAGCAGACAATACAATCCTGAGCAGTATGCTGATGTTATTATTCAACAATACACTCAACAATTGAAG TCTTTGTACGACTACGGAGCAAGGAAGTTTGTCTTAATTGGAGTGGGCCAAATTGGTTGCAGCCCAAATGCTCTGGCCCAAAACAGTGCTGATGGCAAAACCTGTGCAGAAAATATAAATGCTGCAAACCAGTTATTCAACAGTAGGCTAAGGGGTCTTGTGGATGAGTTCAACAGCAATACACCGGATGCCAAATTCATCTACATTAATGCTTATGACATCTTCCAGGATTTAATTGACAACCCCTCAGCATTTG GATTTAGAGTGACGAATGCGGGATGTTGTGGAGTGGGAAGAAATAATGGGCAAATAACATGTCTTCCACTACAAAATCCATGCCCAAATAGAAATGAATACCTATTTTGGGATGCATTTCATCCAGGTGAAGCTGCAAATACAATTGTTGGGAGGAGATCATACAAAGCTGAAAGGCCATCAGATGCTTATCCCTATGATATTCAACGCTTAGCTCAACTCTGA
- the LOC132621704 gene encoding GDSL esterase/lipase At1g29670-like has translation MGGDLRRWILVVQLVVLGLSLGDYGANAQQVPCYFIFGDSLVDNGNNNYIRSLAKANYLPYGIDYPGGPTGRFSNGKTTVDVIAEQLGFNGIIPPYASARGRDILKGVNYASAAAGIRDETGRQLGGRINFSRQVNNYNNTVQQVVQILGNENAAADYLKKCIYSVGMGSNDYLNNYFMPLYYSTSRQFTPEQYANVLIQQYSQQLKILYSNGARKFALIGVGQIGCSPNALAQNSPDGRTCVQRINVANQLFNNKLKALVDTLNGDTPDAKFIYIDAYGIFQDLIENPSAFGFRVTNAGCCGVGRNRGQITCLPFQRPCRNRNAYLFWDAFHPTEAANIIVGRRSYRAQKSSDAYPFDISRLAQL, from the exons ATGGGTGGTGATTTGAGGAGATGGATATTGGTGGTGCAATTGGTGGTTTTAGGGTTAAGCTTAGGAGATTATGGAGCAAATGCACAACAAGTTCCTTGTTATTTTATCTTTGGTGATTCTTTGGtggataatggaaataacaactATATTCGGTCATTGGCTAAGGCTAACTACTTGCCTTATGGTATTGATTACCCTGGTGGTCCTACTGGGAGATTTTCCAATGGAAAAACTACCGTGGATGTCATCG CGGAACAATTGGGCTTCAATGGTATTATTCCACCCTATGCATCTGCTAGAGGCAGAGACATTCTCAAAGGTGTCAATTATGCTTCTGCAGCTGCTGGAATTAGAGATGAAACTGGCAGACAACTG GGAGGAAGGATCAATTTTTCTAGACAAGTGAATAATTACAATAACACAGTACAACAAGTGGTGCAAATACTAGGAAATGAAAATGCAGCAGCTGATTATCTAAAGAAGTGCATTTACTCAGTTGGAATGGGCAGCAATGACTATCTCAATAATTATTTCATGCCTCTTTATTACTCCACTAGCAGACAATTCACTCCTGAACAATATGCTAATGTTCTTATTCAACAATATAGTCAGCAACTAAAG ATTTTATACAGCAATGGAGCAAGGAAGTTTGCCTTGATTGGAGTGGGCCAGATAGGGTGCAGCCCAAATGCATTGGCCCAAAATAGCCCAGATGGGAGAACCTGTGTACAAAGAATCAATGTAGCAAACCAGTTATTCAACAACAAACTCAAGGCACTAGTTGATACCTTGAATGGAGATACACCTGACGCAAAGTTCATCTACATTGATGCTTATGGGATTTTCCAAGATTTAATTGAAAATCCCTCTGCCTTTG GATTTAGAGTGACGAATGCCGGATGTTGTGGGGTGGGGAGAAACAGAGGCCAGATTACATGTCTTCCTTTCCAAAGACCATGCAGAAATAGAAATGCATATCTATTTTGGGATGCATTTCATCCAACTGAAGCTGCAAATATAATTGTTGGGAGGAGATCATACAGAGCTCAAAAGTCATCTGATGCATACCCTTTTGATATTAGTCGCCTAGCTCAACTTTGA